Proteins found in one Chloroflexota bacterium genomic segment:
- a CDS encoding universal stress protein: MKPFNLMIYLDGSSAARRMVAYLAPLARKAHVKTTFLVDEAHQDEAEMYFFNAEQLLQSDQAPTRTIRGATPERAIVLETRASQPDLVAFGPLRKEGWRRWLGQSAIGSLARRLTCSMLLMQGRPNELRRALVCAAGGPATLHDAQMTASIIGPLGGQVTILHIVSQLSLTYKPEERDPERLADLVMEKQGEVARNIAAAKTILTDRGITTTVRIRAGMVLEEIQEELKTGGYDLLVIGAHRARTPLDRVLLEDVSAEILFNSPIPVLLVQNTSDF, translated from the coding sequence ATGAAGCCTTTTAATTTAATGATTTACCTTGATGGTTCCTCGGCAGCGCGACGCATGGTGGCCTATCTTGCGCCATTAGCCCGTAAAGCGCATGTCAAAACGACCTTTTTGGTCGATGAAGCCCATCAAGATGAAGCCGAAATGTATTTTTTCAACGCTGAGCAATTATTGCAAAGCGATCAAGCGCCGACCCGCACGATTCGCGGAGCCACGCCAGAACGGGCGATTGTGCTCGAAACTCGTGCTAGCCAACCAGATTTGGTGGCGTTTGGGCCGTTGCGCAAGGAAGGTTGGCGACGATGGCTGGGTCAATCGGCGATTGGTTCGTTGGCTCGGCGTTTAACCTGCTCGATGTTATTGATGCAAGGTCGCCCGAATGAGCTGCGCCGCGCCTTGGTTTGTGCTGCTGGCGGCCCCGCAACCTTGCACGATGCCCAAATGACGGCCTCAATTATCGGGCCGCTGGGCGGGCAGGTGACAATTTTGCACATTGTGTCGCAACTATCGCTGACCTACAAGCCCGAGGAGCGCGACCCCGAGCGGCTTGCCGATTTGGTGATGGAAAAGCAGGGCGAGGTGGCGCGTAATATTGCTGCCGCCAAAACCATTTTGACCGATCGCGGCATTACTACCACCGTGCGAATTCGCGCTGGCATGGTGCTTGAAGAAATTCAAGAAGAACTCAAAACTGGCGGCTACGATCTCTTGGTGATTGGGGCGCATCGGGCGCGAACGCCGCTTGATCGGGTCTTGCTCGAAGATGTTAGCGCTGAGATCTTGTTTAATAGTCCAATTCCTGTTTTACTTGTCCAAAATACCAGCGATTTCTAA
- a CDS encoding HAMP domain-containing protein, translating to MTSQPRNVRFGVQARVLLLALGVSLPALIIVGWLSLNGISQARLAAVKQSENTLLIQAENMLMSRAIDKAELYDQALLSVQRQVQTMVNITQQAFSRPLDRLADTRPDPFWLAGSGPTLIPPDQLRLTVARARQITGALQSNVDLNPLISLGYLATKEGVMVLDDVRVVSVLPDGFDARKRPWYQAAENATGPTWVGTYVDAVTNQLNITVSAPVKVNNQLIGVIGMDLLLTTIQSDVLRIDAGSSGYAFVMDHEGNILIRPELEAGNTRWDETFKKQNLFESDDPNFASLRENIRNNMAGVTRLQLDGGDRYLAYSPMRTVGWVVALVLPIDDVISPARNASLAIEREQEQLRRNFLAVLLITSGLIIILATGLARTIIRPLRDLEVGAQRIASGQLDQELVVHGNDEIGRLSLSFNQMTTALREKVDALEVNAQQMAAINETSNELKRLRSLNTVLDHIPQLLCQRLGFDRAVLYLLRDEVIEVVSASFGPNNYELEYDFMRAALSEPITIDSDTIEASVIKSRQAVIVDNPWEHPQVIQAKQFISGGDSYVQAPILGREKVLGLISADYYEQGRLVTVQDAALLLNFADMVGLTIENAFSFQNLEDLVAQRTGELREALDRAQAADRLKSQFLASISHELRTPLNAIIGFSTVLLDELSPLLVEEQREDLETINKNGRYLLDLINDILDMARIEAGKFALHREATAVLPVVQSAVDIMHGLNSKPVTMRIDIAPDLPRMDVDPTRLRQIVINLISNAVKFTDRGQIVVRAIRRVVQEATPIGSHYLLPGDWIVISVQDTGIGMDAEALGKLFQEFQQVHAGARGILGSGLGLSITRRLVDLHDGDLWVDSKVGVGSTFSFAIATASIPAPIEQQSPS from the coding sequence ATGACATCACAACCACGAAATGTTCGGTTTGGGGTTCAAGCGCGGGTTTTGTTGCTGGCATTAGGGGTTTCGCTGCCAGCCTTGATTATTGTGGGCTGGTTGAGCTTGAATGGGATTTCCCAAGCCCGCTTGGCCGCCGTCAAACAAAGCGAAAATACCCTCTTAATTCAAGCTGAAAACATGCTGATGAGTCGCGCAATCGACAAAGCCGAGCTGTATGATCAGGCTTTGTTGAGTGTGCAGCGCCAAGTCCAAACCATGGTTAATATCACCCAACAGGCCTTCAGCCGCCCACTTGATCGGCTGGCCGACACTCGCCCCGACCCATTTTGGCTGGCAGGCAGTGGCCCAACCCTGATTCCCCCTGATCAACTGCGGCTTACCGTGGCTCGCGCTCGCCAAATTACTGGGGCACTTCAAAGCAACGTCGATCTGAATCCGCTGATTTCTTTGGGCTATTTGGCCACCAAAGAAGGTGTGATGGTGCTCGATGATGTGCGGGTGGTCAGTGTGTTGCCCGATGGTTTTGATGCCCGTAAACGCCCTTGGTATCAAGCTGCCGAAAATGCCACCGGCCCAACTTGGGTCGGAACCTATGTTGATGCCGTCACCAATCAACTCAATATCACGGTCTCGGCTCCGGTCAAAGTCAACAATCAGTTAATTGGCGTAATTGGCATGGATTTACTGCTGACCACGATTCAATCGGATGTCTTGCGGATCGATGCAGGCAGCTCTGGCTATGCTTTTGTGATGGATCACGAAGGCAATATTTTGATTCGGCCTGAGCTTGAGGCTGGTAATACTCGCTGGGACGAAACATTTAAGAAACAAAATTTATTCGAGAGCGACGACCCAAATTTTGCCTCGTTGCGCGAAAATATTCGCAATAATATGGCTGGCGTGACCCGCCTGCAACTCGATGGTGGCGACCGCTATCTGGCCTACTCGCCAATGCGCACGGTTGGCTGGGTCGTAGCCTTAGTACTGCCAATCGACGATGTGATTAGCCCAGCCCGCAATGCAAGTTTGGCGATCGAACGTGAGCAAGAGCAGCTACGCCGCAATTTCTTGGCAGTCTTGTTGATCACCTCAGGCTTGATTATTATTTTGGCGACAGGCTTGGCTCGAACGATCATTCGACCATTGCGCGACCTTGAAGTTGGCGCACAACGAATCGCCTCAGGCCAACTTGATCAAGAGTTGGTGGTGCATGGCAACGATGAAATTGGGCGCTTGAGCCTTTCGTTCAATCAGATGACTACGGCTTTACGCGAAAAAGTCGATGCCTTGGAAGTTAATGCCCAACAGATGGCCGCGATCAATGAAACCAGCAATGAACTCAAACGCTTGCGTTCGTTGAATACCGTGCTTGATCATATTCCACAATTATTATGTCAACGCTTAGGTTTTGATCGGGCGGTGCTGTATCTGCTGCGTGATGAGGTGATCGAGGTCGTTTCGGCCTCGTTTGGCCCCAACAACTACGAGCTTGAATACGATTTTATGCGGGCAGCGCTGTCCGAGCCAATTACAATCGATAGCGATACGATTGAAGCCAGCGTAATCAAATCGCGTCAAGCGGTAATCGTCGATAATCCTTGGGAACATCCCCAAGTGATTCAGGCCAAGCAGTTTATTTCGGGCGGCGATTCGTATGTACAAGCACCGATTCTTGGCCGCGAAAAAGTGCTAGGCTTGATTTCTGCCGATTACTATGAGCAAGGGCGTTTGGTTACGGTGCAAGATGCGGCGTTGTTGCTCAACTTTGCCGATATGGTCGGCTTGACAATTGAAAATGCTTTCTCGTTCCAAAACTTGGAAGATTTAGTGGCCCAACGCACTGGTGAGTTGCGCGAAGCTCTCGACCGTGCTCAAGCCGCTGATCGCCTGAAATCGCAGTTTTTGGCCAGCATTTCCCACGAATTACGCACGCCACTGAACGCAATCATTGGCTTCTCAACCGTGTTGCTTGATGAACTTTCGCCATTGTTGGTCGAAGAACAGCGCGAAGACCTTGAAACCATCAACAAAAATGGCCGCTACTTGCTCGATCTGATCAACGATATTTTGGATATGGCGCGGATCGAAGCTGGCAAATTTGCCCTGCATCGCGAGGCAACGGCGGTGCTGCCAGTCGTGCAATCGGCAGTCGATATTATGCATGGCCTGAATTCCAAGCCAGTTACCATGCGCATCGATATCGCGCCCGATTTGCCACGAATGGATGTTGATCCAACTCGTTTGCGCCAAATTGTGATTAACCTGATTTCAAATGCGGTAAAATTTACCGACCGTGGCCAAATTGTGGTGCGGGCAATTCGGCGGGTGGTCCAAGAAGCTACGCCAATTGGCTCACACTATTTATTGCCCGGCGATTGGATTGTAATCAGCGTCCAAGATACTGGGATTGGCATGGATGCCGAAGCCTTGGGCAAGCTGTTCCAAGAGTTTCAGCAAGTGCATGCTGGGGCACGTGGCATTTTGGGGTCGGGCTTGGGGCTTTCGATTACCCGCAGGTTGGTCGATTTGCACGATGGTGATTTATGGGTCGATAGCAAAGTTGGGGTTGGTAGCACCTTCTCATTTGCCATCGCCACCGCCAGCATCCCAGCGCCAATTGAACAACAATCACCTAGTTAG
- a CDS encoding hybrid sensor histidine kinase/response regulator, translating to MAGSTRVLYIEDNHDNQRLVRRVLATRGYQIIIANDGNEGWKSAQTDRPDLILMDINLPGLNGYELTTKFKATPQLASVPIVALTANTTPGDRERALAAGCDGYISKPIDPRALPDLVASYIGGTREVLETAEAPSVMREYSQQLVGRLESHVRELETANNRLTRLDQAKNDFLATISHELRTPLTVIHGYIDLLNMQALGPVSDGQREALELMKRNSTRLLRHINDLIYLQQVRSNQMDFAQADLRGLVQSICNDMQPTFLEKNQTLVRNIYVSGIQTPLMIHMDVHGVDNAVRHLLENATQYTNPGGVIQVSVYQDDQLVRVSIRDNGVGIPEDDFERIFEPFVRLDDTLASIGGAGLGLVIAKHVAEAHNGTVSLESTLGVGSIFTLQLPVNHQ from the coding sequence ATGGCAGGTTCGACTCGGGTTCTGTACATTGAGGATAATCACGATAATCAACGTTTAGTACGACGCGTTCTCGCAACTCGTGGCTATCAGATTATCATCGCCAATGACGGCAACGAAGGTTGGAAATCGGCCCAAACTGATCGCCCTGATCTGATTTTGATGGATATTAATTTGCCTGGCTTGAATGGCTATGAATTAACCACCAAATTCAAAGCCACGCCGCAACTGGCTTCGGTGCCAATTGTGGCTTTAACTGCTAACACCACTCCAGGTGATCGCGAACGGGCTTTGGCGGCTGGCTGCGATGGCTATATTTCTAAGCCAATCGACCCGCGGGCCTTGCCAGATTTGGTCGCCAGCTATATCGGCGGCACACGCGAAGTTTTAGAAACTGCCGAAGCGCCAAGCGTGATGCGTGAATATAGCCAACAACTGGTCGGGCGCTTGGAATCGCATGTGCGCGAGTTGGAGACCGCCAATAATCGCTTGACGCGGCTTGATCAAGCAAAAAACGATTTCTTGGCGACAATCTCGCACGAGCTACGCACCCCGCTGACCGTGATTCATGGCTATATTGATTTGCTCAATATGCAGGCGCTTGGCCCAGTCAGTGATGGCCAGCGTGAAGCCCTAGAGTTGATGAAGCGCAATAGCACCCGCCTGTTACGCCATATCAACGATTTGATTTACCTGCAACAAGTGCGCTCAAATCAAATGGATTTTGCTCAAGCCGATTTACGCGGCTTAGTTCAATCGATTTGTAACGATATGCAGCCAACCTTTTTGGAAAAAAACCAAACCTTGGTGCGCAACATTTATGTCAGTGGCATTCAAACACCGCTGATGATTCATATGGATGTGCATGGTGTGGATAATGCTGTGCGGCACTTACTCGAAAATGCCACCCAATACACCAACCCAGGTGGGGTAATTCAAGTTTCGGTCTATCAAGATGATCAATTGGTGCGGGTTTCAATTCGCGATAATGGCGTGGGCATTCCCGAAGACGACTTTGAACGAATCTTCGAGCCATTCGTGCGGCTCGATGATACGCTCGCCAGTATTGGCGGGGCGGGCTTGGGCTTAGTCATTGCCAAACACGTTGCCGAAGCTCACAATGGTACAGTTTCGCTCGAAAGCACCTTGGGGGTTGGCAGTATCTTCACCTTACAACTACCAGTCAATCATCAATAA
- a CDS encoding (2Fe-2S) ferredoxin domain-containing protein — MNQQSTYRIYLCHGLHCGNQLHQVQQAFEQALAAANLTTTVELRLSNCLGRCERGPNAIIQPGRVVYCQLNSTAINRIVHEHLLTNTPIVELRDE; from the coding sequence ATGAATCAGCAATCAACGTATCGCATTTATCTTTGTCATGGGTTGCACTGTGGCAATCAACTACACCAAGTGCAACAAGCCTTTGAGCAAGCACTAGCTGCTGCCAATTTAACCACAACCGTTGAACTACGTCTGAGCAACTGCCTTGGTCGCTGTGAACGTGGGCCAAATGCAATCATTCAGCCCGGGCGGGTGGTCTATTGCCAGCTTAATAGCACAGCGATTAACCGAATTGTGCATGAACATCTCTTAACTAATACCCCTATCGTAGAATTACGTGACGAGTAA
- a CDS encoding MBL fold metallo-hydrolase: protein MTQEFVTQFWGVRGSHPSTGADFIKTGGNTSCVEMRVAGQQLIFDAGTGIVELGQQLVQQPNPRPILILLSHYHHDHIQGLPHFAPLYREDQMIYIVAPWNLYQDRVWELLVSASSHSMLAERPGLLARRRTLLIEGGERLWWNADAATPLRVAADADELCPTGSVEIRSYHSLGHPRGGSMCYRVEHNAVSAIYATDIESYIGTDQRLANFARNSELIIHDAHYTPAEYANPKASRQGWGHSTWAMAIELAQAANIKHVALFHHEPAHTDSQIDQIEADAQAVYPWAFVAREGMQVDLLAKTSERSQGESISPVEPAIQPLA, encoded by the coding sequence ATGACGCAGGAATTTGTAACCCAATTTTGGGGAGTGCGCGGCAGTCATCCCAGCACTGGCGCTGATTTTATTAAAACAGGTGGCAATACTTCGTGTGTTGAAATGCGGGTGGCCGGCCAGCAATTGATTTTTGATGCTGGCACAGGGATTGTCGAGCTTGGGCAGCAATTAGTTCAGCAGCCCAATCCACGCCCGATTTTAATTTTGCTCTCGCATTATCATCATGATCATATTCAAGGTTTGCCGCATTTTGCGCCGCTGTATCGCGAAGATCAGATGATCTATATTGTGGCTCCGTGGAATCTCTATCAAGATCGGGTTTGGGAATTGTTGGTCAGCGCTTCATCGCACTCGATGTTGGCTGAACGGCCTGGCCTTTTGGCCCGCCGCCGCACCTTATTAATTGAAGGTGGCGAGCGTTTGTGGTGGAATGCCGATGCCGCTACGCCGTTGCGCGTGGCCGCCGACGCTGATGAGCTTTGCCCAACTGGCTCAGTTGAAATTCGTAGTTATCATTCATTGGGCCACCCACGCGGCGGTTCGATGTGCTATCGGGTTGAGCACAATGCGGTCAGCGCAATCTACGCCACCGATATCGAATCGTATATTGGCACCGATCAACGCTTGGCCAATTTTGCCCGCAACAGCGAATTAATTATCCACGATGCCCACTACACGCCTGCCGAATATGCTAACCCCAAGGCCAGCCGCCAAGGTTGGGGCCATAGCACTTGGGCCATGGCGATTGAATTAGCTCAAGCTGCCAATATTAAGCACGTTGCCTTGTTTCACCACGAGCCAGCCCACACCGATAGCCAGATCGATCAGATCGAGGCCGATGCCCAAGCGGTCTATCCTTGGGCCTTTGTAGCCCGCGAAGGCATGCAAGTCGATTTGTTGGCCAAAACCAGCGAACGCTCACAGGGCGAGTCAATCTCACCAGTTGAGCCAGCCATCCAGCCACTCGCCTAG
- a CDS encoding M1 family metallopeptidase — protein MRRWLYVGLAVLLIGCGQAFKATSSEVDSVVASVTEPTIDLTALITWQPVPAYTPQIPTPTNIPIPTPIPDAWPTEQALALRPEFAGDATHSTLPRYAMQITLEPSAGRYSGSQIITYTNTTGASINSLVLRSYNNFPPDAQGDGGDTTLEVSKAWSNGNELNIAREAENTAFRINLATSLAPNQQVVISTQFAGTIKAWPDGSYPLLSAYPMLAVWDADANDWRMDVTRFPDRVFAETALYRVQLKLPAEYQVIGAGTLLEQNADRTSRTYVSGPVREWAAAIGQFAGSTSRIDGIEVNAYGPDYLDLVRVQEMAVGALASYQAKIGAYPYHKLDLHVMPWDSGGGIEYPAYTIILVNDGINRDTDYVVFHEVAHQWWYGLLGNDVYREAWLDEAMASYLTYVATQDVLGQVAADSYYAGEIERLERSNQANGNWPAGLAINQYPSFNSYYRAVYGKGAAMLHQLRIKLGDQSFFQGLAQLNDQKRYQIITRSDFQSVMEQSSGQALGEWLDGWLNW, from the coding sequence ATGCGCCGTTGGCTTTATGTTGGTTTGGCTGTGCTCTTGATTGGTTGTGGTCAAGCCTTTAAAGCGACCAGTAGCGAGGTTGATTCCGTCGTCGCTTCTGTCACTGAGCCAACGATTGATTTAACTGCCCTGATCACATGGCAGCCAGTGCCAGCTTATACCCCACAAATTCCCACCCCAACCAATATTCCAATTCCAACCCCTATTCCCGATGCTTGGCCGACTGAGCAGGCTTTGGCGCTGCGCCCCGAATTTGCGGGCGATGCTACTCATTCAACCCTGCCCCGTTATGCAATGCAAATCACGCTTGAGCCAAGTGCAGGCCGTTATAGCGGCAGCCAAATTATTACTTATACTAATACGACTGGCGCTAGTATTAATAGTTTGGTGCTGCGTTCGTATAATAATTTTCCGCCCGATGCCCAAGGCGATGGCGGCGACACCACGCTTGAGGTTTCCAAGGCTTGGAGCAATGGCAACGAACTGAATATTGCGCGTGAAGCCGAAAATACCGCTTTTCGGATTAATCTCGCTACAAGCCTAGCGCCTAATCAGCAGGTTGTAATCAGTACCCAATTTGCTGGCACAATCAAGGCTTGGCCCGATGGCTCGTATCCCTTGCTTTCGGCCTATCCGATGCTGGCGGTTTGGGATGCAGATGCCAACGATTGGCGCATGGATGTAACGCGCTTTCCTGATCGGGTGTTTGCTGAAACTGCGCTCTATCGGGTGCAACTCAAGCTGCCTGCTGAATATCAAGTGATTGGCGCGGGCACGCTGCTGGAGCAAAATGCTGATCGTACCAGCCGCACCTATGTTAGCGGGCCTGTGCGAGAGTGGGCCGCCGCGATTGGTCAATTTGCAGGTAGTACAAGTAGGATTGATGGCATTGAAGTTAACGCCTATGGCCCCGATTACCTCGATTTGGTGCGAGTGCAAGAGATGGCAGTTGGCGCTTTAGCCAGCTATCAAGCCAAGATTGGCGCATATCCCTATCACAAGCTCGATCTGCATGTGATGCCTTGGGATAGCGGCGGCGGCATCGAATACCCAGCCTATACGATCATCTTGGTGAACGATGGGATCAATCGTGATACTGATTATGTGGTATTCCACGAAGTTGCCCATCAGTGGTGGTATGGCTTGTTGGGCAACGATGTCTATCGCGAGGCTTGGCTCGATGAGGCGATGGCAAGCTATTTGACTTATGTGGCGACCCAAGATGTGCTCGGTCAGGTCGCTGCTGACAGTTATTATGCTGGCGAAATTGAACGTTTGGAGCGTAGTAATCAAGCCAATGGCAATTGGCCAGCTGGCTTGGCGATCAATCAATATCCATCATTTAATAGCTACTATCGGGCGGTCTATGGCAAAGGTGCGGCAATGTTGCATCAGCTACGCATCAAGCTTGGCGATCAAAGCTTCTTCCAAGGTTTAGCCCAACTCAACGACCAAAAGCGCTATCAGATTATCACCCGTAGCGATTTCCAAAGCGTTATGGAGCAAAGCAGCGGCCAAGCCCTAGGCGAGTGGCTGGATGGCTGGCTCAACTGGTGA
- a CDS encoding GNAT family N-acetyltransferase: MIELLHMIEASVQQVAAEACSLIQVPPFVAMLHPDDSAPWFNYAMPIASLETAAANLPALRQVFHAQQRQLRFEWTRELWPELEAILHDAGIKVDHINPQMICPPEQFKPYHNPAVSLRMLTTADDLANYRQVTRLGFGDYSAISQADVESLHDALNDGWRYAMAMIEGELAAVGGYKPTKLGVVELVAIATLPAWRRRGAAASLTSFLVADHFANAGKLAFLFAADAIAQATYAKIGFQQIATHLAATEE, encoded by the coding sequence ATGATTGAGCTTTTGCATATGATTGAGGCTAGTGTGCAGCAGGTTGCTGCCGAAGCCTGTAGCTTGATTCAGGTTCCGCCATTTGTTGCCATGCTTCACCCCGATGACTCTGCACCATGGTTTAATTATGCGATGCCGATTGCTAGCTTGGAGACGGCTGCCGCCAATTTACCAGCTTTGCGCCAAGTTTTTCATGCGCAACAACGCCAACTGCGCTTTGAATGGACGCGCGAGTTATGGCCGGAGTTGGAAGCGATTTTGCACGATGCTGGAATTAAGGTCGATCATATTAATCCCCAGATGATTTGCCCGCCTGAGCAATTCAAGCCTTATCATAACCCCGCTGTTAGTTTGCGGATGCTAACAACTGCCGATGATTTAGCCAACTATCGCCAAGTGACGCGGCTGGGTTTTGGCGATTATTCAGCGATTAGCCAAGCCGATGTTGAGAGCTTACATGATGCTTTGAATGATGGTTGGCGCTATGCCATGGCTATGATCGAGGGTGAATTAGCAGCGGTCGGGGGATATAAACCTACCAAGTTAGGTGTAGTCGAATTAGTGGCGATTGCAACCTTGCCTGCTTGGCGGCGACGGGGAGCAGCCGCCAGCCTGACCAGTTTTTTGGTGGCTGATCATTTTGCCAATGCTGGCAAATTAGCCTTTTTATTTGCCGCCGATGCGATTGCCCAAGCAACCTATGCCAAAATTGGCTTTCAACAAATTGCCACTCACTTGGCAGCAACCGAGGAGTAA
- a CDS encoding response regulator gives MAKTIFIMDDDLALQMVMEIALREVGYEVVLANNGVEGIAQLETLKPDLIISDIMMPEMDGVEAFNQIRERIQDEGIPMVIVTALNRKPWFSDLEEEGAVILQKPFEVDTFIDLINTMVSD, from the coding sequence ATGGCAAAAACAATCTTCATCATGGATGATGATCTCGCACTCCAGATGGTGATGGAGATCGCCCTGCGCGAGGTCGGCTATGAAGTCGTGCTGGCGAATAATGGGGTCGAGGGCATTGCCCAACTCGAAACCCTAAAACCTGATCTGATTATTTCAGACATTATGATGCCCGAGATGGATGGGGTTGAGGCATTCAATCAAATTCGCGAGCGGATACAGGATGAAGGCATTCCTATGGTGATCGTAACGGCGCTTAATCGTAAGCCATGGTTCAGCGACCTTGAAGAAGAGGGCGCTGTTATTTTACAAAAGCCGTTCGAGGTCGATACATTTATCGACTTAATCAACACTATGGTGAGTGATTAG